A region of Rhizorhabdus wittichii RW1 DNA encodes the following proteins:
- a CDS encoding ABC-2 type transporter (PFAM: ABC-2 type transporter): MPMSDQPKKFVIPTPGEPVIPFFNWGGMRALYVKEVKRFFKVQLQTIWAPAFTTLLYLIIFTVALGRGGREVMGHPFATFVAPGLIVMGMMNAAFANSSFSLLVGKMQGTIIDYLMPPLSTGEMLAALVGAAVTRAILVGLALWVAMLFWPGVDVIPVHPAAVLWFGLMGSMLLSLIGVLTSIWADKFDHSAAIQNFVVGPLSLLSGTFYSIENLHGVFQALSHANPFFYVISGFRYGFIGTADSPVLIGAISLLVINLLLVWANYVALDRGWKIKS; the protein is encoded by the coding sequence ATGCCCATGAGCGACCAGCCCAAAAAATTCGTGATTCCCACGCCCGGCGAGCCGGTGATCCCGTTCTTCAACTGGGGGGGAATGCGCGCCCTCTATGTGAAGGAGGTGAAGCGTTTCTTCAAGGTCCAGCTTCAGACAATCTGGGCCCCGGCCTTCACCACCCTGCTGTACCTGATCATTTTCACCGTCGCGCTCGGCCGCGGGGGGCGGGAAGTGATGGGGCATCCCTTCGCGACCTTCGTCGCGCCGGGCCTGATCGTGATGGGCATGATGAACGCCGCCTTCGCCAATTCCAGCTTCTCGCTGCTGGTCGGCAAGATGCAGGGGACGATCATCGATTATCTGATGCCGCCCCTGTCGACCGGCGAGATGCTGGCCGCGCTGGTCGGCGCGGCGGTGACCCGCGCTATCCTGGTCGGACTGGCGCTGTGGGTGGCGATGCTGTTCTGGCCGGGGGTCGACGTGATCCCGGTCCATCCGGCCGCCGTGCTGTGGTTCGGGCTGATGGGATCGATGCTGCTCAGCCTGATCGGGGTGCTCACCTCGATCTGGGCGGACAAGTTCGACCATAGCGCCGCGATCCAGAATTTCGTGGTCGGGCCGCTGTCGCTGCTGTCCGGCACCTTCTATTCGATCGAGAACCTGCACGGCGTGTTCCAGGCGCTGAGCCACGCCAACCCGTTCTTCTACGTGATCTCGGGCTTCCGCTACGGCTTCATCGGCACCGCCGACTCGCCGGTGCTGATCGGCGCGATCAGCCTGCTGGTGATCAACCTGCTGCTGGTCTGGGCCAATTATGTGGCGCTCGACCGCGGCTGGAAGATCAAGAGTTGA